From the genome of Bactrocera oleae isolate idBacOlea1 chromosome 2, idBacOlea1, whole genome shotgun sequence, one region includes:
- the LOC106616793 gene encoding uncharacterized protein: MPIKRAQYDSKCYCNSVASTCCSNTHVNCLKRNTGSGSIFSVASKRDKQISNIKTAEKNKQKTDFVKVKTKPTVPTSVNKNHRGLGHSNLHRVTNFSRRNSAATTVTFSTPCATPASIQSSNGTTTSIKTPSPPPSTASTTTILKNLPVSMSALGDNFSALSVSSKSDRGSDCGDALPHEYTEQRRYYESAKQLMKLISAQGDRYTTLNLISGSGRDGITAAACVRDAEVDAKRLRQLQEFRLQNAEDCFSVHRQLDLHLPIGKKTLTPDEMEQMVCKLQRKTLSPMRVKTESSGANGIKSVVVKQSAKKPHHTSITPYAVRQRLLQLRLEAEELKRERPGCKLYRPLENSCALRYQETY; this comes from the coding sequence atgccAATAAAACGCGCGCAATACGATAGTAAATGTTATTGCAACAGTGTTGCGTCGACATGTTGCAGCAATACCCATGTAAATTGCTTAAAGCGCAATACTGGTAGCGGAAGTATTTTCAGTGTTGCAAGCAAACGCGATAAACaaatttctaatataaaaacagcggagaagaataAACAAAAGACAGACTTTgttaaagtaaaaacaaaaccaactgTCCCAACAtcagttaataaaaatcatCGCGGGCTTGGCCATTCTAATTTGCATAGAGTCACTAATTTTAGTCGACGTAATTCCGCCGCAACCACAGTAACATTTTCCACGCCTTGTGCTACGCCAGCATCAATTCAAAGTTCGAACGGAACCACGACCTCGATCAAAACGCCGTCGCCGCCCCCATCAACCGCATCCACAACcacaattttaaagaatttgCCTGTAAGTATGTCAGCGTTAGGCGATAACTTCAGCGCGCTGAGCGTTTCGTCAAAAAGTGACCGCGGCAGCGATTGCGGCGACGCGCTGCCGCACGAGTACACCGAGCAACGGCGCTACTATGAGAGCGCAAAGCAGTTAATGAAGTTGATATCCGCACAGGGTGACAGGTATACCACGCTGAATCTTATCAGTGGCAGCGGTAGGGACGGTATTACTGCCGCTGCTTGTGTGCGCGACGCGGAAGTGGACGCAAAACGCTTGCGTCAATTACAAGAATTTCGTTTACAAAATGCTGAAGACTGCTTCAGTGTACATCGACAGTTAGATTTGCATTTGCCGATAGGTAAAAAAACGTTGACACCCGATGAAATGGAGCAAATGGTATGTAAATTACAACGGAAGACTTTATCGCCGATGCGGGTTAAGACGGAGAGCTCTGGCGCAAATGGCATAAAAAGCGTGGTGGTTAAGCAGAGCGCGAAGAAACCACATCATACTTCAATTACTCCATATGCGGTGCGTCAAAGATTGTTACAACTACGTTTGGAAGCAGAGGAGTTGAAACGCGAGAGACCTGGTTGTAAGTTGTATCGCCCATTGGAAAATAGTTGTGCATTGCGATATCAAGAGACCTACTAA
- the Jhbp12 gene encoding protein takeout, with translation MSARMRNKLHSDFGFKLTLLPSVWLLLFVQLAVQLANTVVAKDLPPNLDKCKRDANFDKCLVDAVNNAILLLKDGNKEFGIPPLEPLAVKSLVIDSGNAPITLKQTMKNLLVHDMISTSKVQRYRTDLNNHLIICDSKTDRIEMVGDYEMSGRILLLPITGNGKANLTLINTRIEHRLIGEPFMRDGVKYMRLKEYRVDFNPKRVYMQFDNLFNDRLLSQTMNRFLNDNWETVFNELKVGYARSFGKIFRDISNKLFEEIPFDSIFLSA, from the exons ATGTCGGCACGCATGCGCAACAAGTTACATAGTGACTTTGGCTTCAAGTTAACATTGCTGCCGTCAGTTTGGCTGTTGCTGTTTGTACAACTCGCTGTGCAATTGGCTAATACAGTTGTTGCCAAAGATTTGC cgcCAAATTTAGACAAATGCAAACGCGATGCGAATTTTGACAAATGCCTAGTGGATGCTGTAAACAATGCAATCTTGCTGCTCAAGGATg GCAACAAGGAGTTCGGCATACCACCACTAGAACCACTCGCTGTTAAATCGCTAGTCATCGATTCCGGCAATGCACCAATTACGTTAAAGCAAACGATGAAAAATTTACTCGTGCATGACATGATCTCGACCAGCAAAGTACAGCGCTATCG CACTGATCTAAACAATCATCTGATCATTTGCGACAGTAAAACCGATCGTATCGAAATGGTTGGCGATTATGAAATGTCGGGACGTATACTATTGCTACCTATAACGGGTAATGGCAAAGCGAATCTGACATTGATCAATACACGGATTGAACATCGTCTCATTGGCGAACCCTTCATGCGCGATGGCGTTAAATATATGCGTTTGAAAGAGTATCGTGTTGATTTTAATCCAAAACGTGTTTATATGCAATTTGATAATCTCTTCAATGATCGTTTACTATCACAAACAATGAATCGTTTTTTGAACGATAATTGGGAGACCGTGTTCAATGAGCTAAAAGTTGGCTATGCGCGtagttttggtaaaattttccGTGATATATCGAATAAGCTATTTGAGGAGATACCTTTCGATTCAATATTCTTGAGCGCTTGA